The Deltaproteobacteria bacterium genome window below encodes:
- the nadE gene encoding NAD(+) synthase, whose product MLMLKAAGVALNQTPFDWKGNRARIHQALEEARKQSATIVCLPELCITGYGCEDAFFNPHLQESALRELFDLAPMTKGLVASVGLPVRHKGVLFNTTALVVDGVVRGFVPKKALAGDGVHYEPRWFKAWQTDRVSEMEISGKSYPFGDIHFDVSGIKIGFEICEEAWVAHRPGAALARRAVDIILNPSASHFAFGKLQVRTQFVCEGSRAFNVGYVYSNLIGNEAGRIVYDGGVLIANGGTLVAQGPRFSYKDVEVTSACLDLDRNRVTRERTSSYVPDLSEAGASCVKVDFKVPNAKLEVPTLKVSKWEESPNLKAEEFSRAVALGLFDFLRKSGQQGFVVSLSGGLDSAAVSILCRMSLDFAEEELGFSGLMAKLSHLKFKVPSKSVDDLAKQLITCAYQSSENSTVATREAARKIAEDLKVTFYDWSIEPLLKEYRSLAEVSIETKLNWKDHDIALQNIQARVRGPSIWMIANLKNALLLATSNRSEAAVGYATMDGDTCGGISPIGGIDKAYLRKWAQWLETDGPLGIRSFKSISSVTKIPPTAELRPHDKKQTDEDDLMPYEVLDQIERFAIRDHKSPVEVFQALQSIKTGYQDSNLKDWTAKFFRLWSRNQWKRERYAPAFHLDDESLDPKTWCRFPILSSGFAQELEELERWT is encoded by the coding sequence ATGCTCATGCTTAAAGCAGCCGGAGTTGCGCTCAATCAAACTCCCTTTGATTGGAAAGGAAATCGAGCACGAATTCACCAAGCGCTTGAAGAAGCTAGAAAGCAAAGTGCAACGATCGTCTGTCTTCCTGAATTGTGTATCACTGGCTATGGCTGCGAGGACGCTTTTTTTAATCCGCACCTTCAGGAATCGGCTTTGCGAGAACTTTTTGATCTGGCCCCGATGACCAAAGGGTTGGTCGCCTCAGTCGGGCTTCCGGTTCGGCACAAAGGGGTTTTGTTCAATACCACGGCGTTAGTAGTGGACGGTGTGGTTCGCGGCTTTGTGCCGAAGAAAGCTTTGGCTGGAGACGGAGTTCACTATGAGCCGCGTTGGTTTAAGGCGTGGCAAACAGATCGCGTTAGCGAAATGGAAATTTCAGGCAAGAGCTATCCGTTTGGCGACATTCATTTCGACGTTAGCGGAATTAAAATTGGTTTTGAAATTTGTGAAGAGGCTTGGGTTGCGCATCGTCCAGGCGCTGCCTTAGCAAGACGAGCCGTCGACATCATTCTAAACCCTAGTGCCAGCCATTTTGCCTTCGGAAAACTTCAAGTTCGAACTCAATTCGTCTGCGAAGGTTCGAGGGCCTTCAATGTGGGCTATGTGTATAGCAATCTCATAGGCAATGAAGCTGGTCGAATCGTCTATGACGGAGGCGTATTGATTGCTAATGGTGGAACGCTAGTCGCGCAGGGACCGCGTTTTTCCTATAAAGACGTTGAAGTGACTTCGGCGTGTCTTGATCTCGATCGCAACCGTGTTACGAGAGAACGCACTTCAAGCTACGTGCCTGATCTTAGCGAGGCCGGAGCTTCATGTGTAAAAGTAGATTTCAAAGTTCCCAATGCTAAATTGGAAGTTCCGACGCTGAAGGTTTCGAAATGGGAGGAGTCGCCGAATTTGAAGGCCGAAGAGTTTTCACGCGCCGTTGCCTTGGGACTATTCGATTTTTTGAGAAAAAGTGGCCAACAAGGTTTCGTCGTATCACTTAGCGGAGGACTTGATTCGGCTGCAGTTTCAATATTGTGCCGAATGAGTCTTGATTTCGCAGAAGAAGAGCTTGGATTCTCGGGTTTGATGGCGAAGCTTTCACACCTTAAATTTAAAGTGCCGTCTAAGTCAGTTGATGATTTAGCAAAGCAGTTGATTACCTGTGCTTATCAATCGAGTGAGAATAGCACTGTTGCGACAAGAGAAGCAGCTAGGAAGATTGCGGAAGATCTCAAGGTCACTTTCTATGATTGGTCGATCGAACCACTGCTGAAGGAGTACCGAAGCCTCGCAGAAGTGTCGATCGAGACGAAGCTCAATTGGAAAGATCACGACATTGCACTTCAAAATATTCAGGCGCGCGTTCGAGGGCCTTCCATCTGGATGATCGCAAATCTTAAAAATGCGCTACTGCTTGCTACGAGCAATCGTTCCGAGGCGGCTGTCGGCTATGCAACGATGGATGGCGATACGTGTGGGGGCATAAGTCCAATCGGTGGAATCGATAAAGCCTATTTGAGAAAATGGGCACAGTGGTTAGAAACAGATGGTCCGCTTGGCATACGTAGTTTTAAGTCGATCTCGAGCGTGACTAAAATTCCACCGACGGCAGAGCTAAGACCGCACGACAAAAAGCAAACAGACGAAGACGATTTGATGCCATATGAAGTTTTGGATCAAATCGAACGCTTTGCGATTCGCGATCACAAGTCTCCTGTCGAAGTCTTTCAAGCTTTGCAATCCATTAAGACCGGGTATCAGGATTCTAATCTGAAAGACTGGACAGCGAAGTTCTTTCGTCTTTGGAGTCGCAACCAGTGGAAACGTGAGCGCTATGCGCCAGCCTTTCATTTAGACGATGAGAGCTTGGACCCCAAAACTTGGTGTCGGTTTCCGATTCTATCGAGTGGGTTTGCGCAGGAACTCGAGGAACTTGAGCGATGGACTTAA
- a CDS encoding DUF4336 domain-containing protein, with protein MPDSQRTEPKFSYHAPRQLDSHLWEVTGEWRTKFARRMTIVRLLDGRILIHNAIHLRKHDLDWISSLGKVAFIVAPNVFHTSDAGWMKTQFPDATLFVPASKLADFKKAGHQALDTELEFPEELAHELLYLPSKGTSIQEAVFLHRPSKTLILTDLAFNMPDVYHGLEKVIMGWNKVGGRFGPTRALKWIFTKDKSALLETFRQILALDFERIIVNHGNILEQNGREVLRKSIKEIFSEF; from the coding sequence ATGCCAGACTCTCAACGAACGGAACCTAAGTTTAGCTATCATGCTCCTCGCCAACTCGACTCCCACCTCTGGGAGGTCACCGGAGAGTGGCGAACAAAGTTCGCCAGGCGCATGACCATCGTTCGGCTCCTAGATGGGCGAATTCTTATTCATAATGCGATTCACTTACGAAAACACGATCTCGACTGGATAAGCTCGCTTGGCAAGGTCGCTTTCATCGTTGCGCCAAATGTGTTTCACACTTCAGATGCTGGTTGGATGAAAACGCAGTTTCCCGACGCCACGCTATTTGTTCCGGCTAGCAAACTTGCGGACTTTAAGAAAGCCGGGCATCAGGCACTTGATACTGAACTGGAATTCCCTGAGGAACTGGCACATGAACTCCTCTATTTGCCATCGAAAGGAACCTCGATTCAAGAGGCTGTGTTCCTACATCGCCCGAGTAAGACGCTGATCTTAACCGATTTGGCATTTAACATGCCTGACGTCTATCATGGCCTCGAGAAAGTCATTATGGGTTGGAACAAAGTTGGTGGAAGATTCGGACCAACGCGCGCGTTGAAGTGGATTTTTACGAAGGATAAGTCCGCTTTGCTTGAAACCTTCCGACAGATTCTTGCCCTCGATTTCGAGCGCATCATCGTCAACCACGGAAACATTCTCGAGCAAAACGGGCGCGAAGTTCTACGCAAAAGTATCAAAGAAATTTTTAGTGAGTTTTAA
- a CDS encoding nicotinate phosphoribosyltransferase: MTSLYRQNLSLLTDFYQLTMVYAAWKNGQAAKKIGVFDLYFRNNPFKSGFAVGCGLSSVVDFVESFKITPDDCKYLASLNSSDGKPMFEADFLKFLEAIRLEIDIDAIEEGRIVFANEPMLRVTGPIWQCQLLETPFLNMMNFETLIATKAARVKEAAGSAQVLEFGLRRAQGIDGGLAAARAAYIGGVDATSNILAGKIYGIPLRGTHAHSWVMSFDTEMEAFEKFADAMPGNCIFLVDTYNTLDGVRNAIEVGKKMKAKGQKLLGIRLDSGDLAYLSAEARKMLDAAGLTDAKIVASNDLDENLIQDLNFQGAKIDIWGIGTKLVTGYDQPSLGGVFKLVAMKDNESNKEWKYRIKLSEQIAKVTTPGVHQVRRYIGTDGLLGDMIFDERYPPAKTSQIIVDPLDPTRRKDFSDFLNYENLLKPVVRKGKVVIAADEFDLEKIRKRRADDIQRLHPTIKRFLNPHAYPVGLELGLHNLKSEMVLERRGFKV, from the coding sequence ATGACCTCGTTGTACCGACAGAACCTCTCGCTCCTGACAGACTTTTACCAACTTACGATGGTTTATGCTGCTTGGAAGAACGGACAGGCGGCCAAGAAGATCGGTGTTTTCGACCTCTACTTTCGAAATAATCCCTTTAAGAGTGGATTTGCCGTCGGGTGCGGACTCTCTTCTGTCGTCGATTTTGTGGAAAGTTTCAAAATTACTCCCGACGACTGTAAGTACCTGGCGAGCCTGAATAGTTCCGATGGGAAGCCAATGTTTGAAGCGGACTTCCTGAAGTTTCTCGAAGCAATCCGACTTGAAATAGACATCGACGCCATTGAAGAGGGGCGAATCGTCTTTGCGAACGAACCCATGCTGCGGGTGACTGGTCCAATCTGGCAATGTCAGCTTTTAGAGACGCCGTTTTTAAATATGATGAATTTTGAAACCTTGATTGCGACGAAGGCTGCGCGGGTAAAAGAAGCGGCAGGGTCGGCACAAGTTTTGGAATTTGGCCTAAGGCGGGCACAGGGAATCGATGGTGGCCTAGCAGCAGCACGTGCGGCCTATATCGGTGGCGTGGACGCGACATCGAATATTCTCGCAGGAAAAATCTATGGAATTCCGCTTCGAGGCACTCATGCCCATAGCTGGGTGATGTCTTTTGACACGGAAATGGAAGCTTTCGAAAAGTTCGCAGACGCTATGCCTGGCAACTGTATATTTTTGGTCGACACTTACAACACGCTCGACGGGGTTCGAAACGCGATCGAAGTCGGAAAAAAAATGAAAGCCAAGGGTCAGAAATTGCTTGGCATCCGACTTGATTCAGGTGATTTGGCTTACCTCAGCGCAGAGGCCAGAAAGATGCTAGATGCAGCTGGTCTGACCGACGCGAAAATCGTCGCGTCCAACGATCTCGATGAAAATCTTATCCAGGATCTTAACTTTCAGGGTGCAAAGATCGACATCTGGGGAATCGGAACCAAGCTAGTGACCGGATACGACCAGCCTTCGCTGGGCGGAGTATTCAAACTTGTCGCGATGAAAGACAACGAAAGCAATAAAGAGTGGAAGTACAGAATCAAACTCTCCGAGCAAATCGCCAAAGTGACGACCCCTGGCGTGCACCAAGTGCGCCGATATATCGGCACTGACGGGCTGTTAGGTGACATGATTTTCGACGAGCGATATCCGCCTGCGAAAACAAGTCAAATTATCGTCGATCCACTCGATCCGACTCGAAGAAAAGATTTTTCTGACTTTTTGAATTACGAAAACTTATTGAAGCCAGTCGTGCGAAAGGGAAAAGTCGTCATAGCGGCCGATGAGTTCGATCTCGAAAAAATAAGGAAGCGTCGAGCGGATGACATTCAGCGACTTCATCCGACGATTAAGCGTTTCCTAAACCCCCACGCTTATCCAGTTGGTCTTGAGTTAGGATTGCACAACCTAAAAAGTGAAATGGTCCTAGAACGTCGAGGTTTTAAAGTATGA
- a CDS encoding ribose-phosphate pyrophosphokinase, translating into MSQLINQQSGLIFSTQMYQYLAQEMLAIAKGYEQGEIESRSFPDGERYMRVVSSVRGQDVLLIGGTVNDGATLDLFDLACALAGTGCRSLKVIVPFYGYSTMERAVKPGEVVKAKTRARILSAIPIAPFGNEVMMLDLHSEGIPFYFEGPVKTRHVYAKSLVTAEARRLAGGRDFVLGAPDAGRAKWVESLANDLGVPAAFVYKRRAANGEVSLSGVNLPIKGVDVVIYDDMIRTGGSILQAAKAYREAGAKRISLISTHGLFTNGALEKIRQSGLIEAVSVTNSHPEALAAKAADKNGFLNILSTAKLFVENLKGSHDAHA; encoded by the coding sequence ATGAGTCAGCTTATCAACCAGCAATCAGGTCTGATCTTCTCGACACAAATGTACCAGTATCTGGCGCAGGAAATGTTGGCTATTGCGAAAGGTTATGAACAAGGCGAAATCGAGTCGCGATCTTTTCCGGACGGGGAAAGATACATGCGTGTTGTGTCCAGCGTTCGTGGGCAGGACGTTTTGTTGATAGGCGGCACGGTGAACGACGGCGCGACGCTTGATCTGTTTGACCTCGCCTGCGCACTAGCTGGAACTGGCTGTCGAAGTCTGAAAGTGATTGTCCCGTTTTATGGTTATTCAACAATGGAGCGAGCTGTAAAGCCCGGCGAAGTTGTCAAAGCGAAAACGCGAGCTCGTATTCTGTCAGCGATTCCGATTGCTCCCTTCGGCAACGAAGTAATGATGCTTGATTTGCACTCGGAAGGGATTCCATTTTATTTCGAAGGGCCTGTAAAAACGAGGCACGTCTATGCAAAGTCGCTCGTGACGGCAGAGGCGCGGCGGTTGGCGGGCGGACGAGATTTTGTTCTTGGTGCGCCGGATGCTGGACGTGCGAAGTGGGTTGAATCGTTGGCCAACGATCTTGGAGTACCGGCAGCGTTTGTTTACAAGCGCCGAGCTGCCAATGGCGAAGTCTCGCTTTCGGGCGTGAATCTTCCAATCAAGGGTGTTGACGTTGTGATTTACGACGACATGATTCGCACGGGCGGATCGATCCTTCAAGCAGCAAAGGCCTACAGAGAAGCTGGAGCAAAGCGTATTTCGTTGATTTCAACACATGGTCTTTTCACAAACGGCGCACTGGAAAAGATTCGGCAGAGCGGATTGATTGAAGCGGTCTCTGTGACTAACAGTCATCCGGAAGCGCTCGCCGCAAAGGCGGCCGATAAAAACGGATTTCTAAACATTCTTTCAACCGCCAAACTTTTTGTCGAAAACTTGAAAGGAAGTCACGATGCTCATGCTTAA